One Hypanus sabinus isolate sHypSab1 chromosome 4, sHypSab1.hap1, whole genome shotgun sequence genomic region harbors:
- the znf142 gene encoding zinc finger protein 142 isoform X2 has product MESKMEDQRGGMVDSSGVYTDFVSEQEYALHGIVELRDGPHPLQGFSADVPDLVGDPPDQPGPMGVQHTVTLEMAVVSMPELPDNGQGSDGRELSVLTGQQDEQVEAANQPDEGGSTTEENNRHVDRRLEPDNDSVMLQTWPGKPKPSACQEEDLVSETGSEDNISRKNKSLRERHFKVDVQEGMEHLYKTHICPECKRCFKKRTHLVEHLHLHFPDPSLQCPHCQKFFTSKGKLKVHLMRELGVKSHHCPLCDYSAVEKNSLNRHLASMHENTTNFYSEVYACPACQEKFTVSNALKEHMKTHKEERQLLHCLEGDCGYMAEERKDLVRHLEEVHGTQAVECRYRACGSLFASEASMEAHRRTHYAFHCDQCDFVCSNKHVFRRHKRRGHPGSEELACDFCPYKTFNPVEFSDHVGKMHANEKIHKCSECDFATAHKRVLNRHILLHTGEKPHKCELCDFTCRDMGYLSKHMLTHSDHKNYMCTECGYITKWKHYLTVHMRKHTGDLRYHCNQCSYRCHRADQLSSHKLRHQGKSLICEVCGFACKRKYELQKHMQVKHSKDYQLPLHQCQYCSYQTQYKQALLSHENCRHTRLREFRCALCPYRTFSNTSLFFHKRKTHGYVPGDKEWLENYAREEMAMNSTQNLLTYSDASVHLSGTARSETASSRQSSFTTTGRDIDLGLVASRPDEGPQGISAPSEVVCLGQHPVFPTDTERASPAVSVEPGEAGTESSQDAERELQEGMSGSSSQMEEVFGTQLGFPHTPSEEVSKQVSSSQLTPLDCWPPCETSAMYRDFGLNAADVDQADLGDDDADIGEQCGEEEGGEGGRVLRNPEKLGQSIDVFMDEGQDVTYELSEKTGEPSQELNSASASATCANVPADGDQVSIEFHGVEAPEWDDSPGPENQGKVRLSPSECEIKALRKQDKQQAQALVLEGRVQMLVVQTNAQVFKCENCSYITRKERAMVLHTKSGCQSKKTPLVCGACGATFKQQRGLNTHVQKKCPVTIKKHKLYARQTGVKPPTTLTSGEGEDVDVSLSTDPDKTAQPPCQTAGLSGVEAPPFEGGAQRFRDLEDRNTSLEQPAAAEKEQVSEKTPANGENLLPTHEEVTLANKEKSQKSGKAKFTSARGRYSCTSCPFVCSSEADMAGHMSEGCPRCPKMPCGVCGLLFRSERALKNHQAVKHAEEDREEGEGSPSEGEGSPEMLEGSRVSREEPGAGQQCSSRRRFSCPTCTFSCCQERAMGTHQRKGCLKPGQLQCALCSFVCKSEAALEHHTRLHGVQGSCKRPRLTCRLCPFTCKQPRCLRQHVAIRHEGVKPHRCRFCDFGTTRRYRLEAHESLHTGVGRLSCDSCSRTFGTSSKLRVHKLRVHERRPTHFCALCDYSGYNRNDIARHVSSCHAGQPSAACSRCPARFSSQGALKQHRLRRHRERGRHGCPSCLFACRSEATLRSHVQRRHPLLECPACKQRFPGRQQLDEHRKVHFGHRCPHCPFASRERQQLIQHLLDNHEEGEEGGGAKPFRCPFCSFSCRHQVVLDYHMKGHGGTRLYKCTDCEYATKNRQKITWHIRIHTGEKPYKCHLCPYACADPSRLKYHMRIHQEEKKYLCPECGYKCKWINQLKYHMTKHTGAKPYRCDQCDYCTNRADALRTHKETRHKEARSFICEQCGKGFKTRFLLKTHLKKHSEEKPYVCTVCRRGFRWQAGLRHHYLTHTNEHPFFCRHCSYKAKQKFQVVKHIQRHHPLKATDDLSEGVGKVPITHALAARDLGSGDPQPTLPQNPVGTDSLVASS; this is encoded by the exons TTGACGTTCAAGAAGGAATGGAACATCTGTACAAGACCCACATCTGCCCGGAATGCAAACGGTGTTTCAAAAAGAGGACCCATCTGGTCGAGCATCTTCACCTCCACttcccagaccccagtctccagtGCCCTCACTGCCAGAAGTTCTTCACAAGCAAGGGCAAACTGAAGGTGCACCTGATGCGGGAGCTGGGTGTGAAGAGCCATCATTGCCCTCTGTGCGACTACAGCGCGGTAGAGAAGAACTCACTGAACCGGCACCTGGCCAGCATGCACGAGAACACCACCAACTTCTACTCTGAGGTCTACGCCTGCCCAGCGTGCCAGGAGAAGTTCACAGTCAGCAACGCGCTCAAGGAGCACATGAAGACCCACAAGGAGGAGCGGCAGCTGCTGCACTGCCTCGAGGGGGACTGCGGCTACATGGCGGAGGAGCGCAAGGACTTGGTCCGCCACCTTGAGGAGGTGCACGGCACCCAGGCGGTGGAGTGCCGCTACAGGGCGTGTGGTTCGCTCTTCGCCTCTGAGGCCAGCATGGAGGCGCATCGTCGCACCCACTACGCCTTCCACTGTGACCAGTGCGACTTTGTCTGCTCCAACAAGCATGTCTTCCGGCGCCACAAGCGCAGGGGACACCCAGGCAGCGAGGAGCTGGCCTGTGACTTCTGCCCCTACAAGACCTTCAACCCTGTGGAGTTCAGCGACCATGTGGGCAAGATGCACGCAAATGAGAAGATCCACAAGTGCAGCGAGTGCGACTTCGCCACGGCGCACAAGAGAGTCCTCAACAGGCATATCCTGCTCCACACAG GTGAGAAGCCACATAAATGTGAACTGTGCGATTTCACCTGCAGGGACATGGGCTACTTGTCGAAGCACATGCTCACGCATTCTGACCATAAGAATTACATGTGTACAGAGTGTGGTTACATTACCAAGTGGAAGCACTACCTCACAGTTCACATGCGCAAACATACCGGCGACCTGAG GTATCATTGCAACCAGTGTTCCTACCGCTGCCACCGTGCCGATCAGCTCAGCAGCCACAAACTACGGCACCAGGGCAAGTCGCTCATCTGCGAGGTGTGCGGCTTCGCTTGCAAGCGCAAGTATGAGTTGCAGAAGCACATGCAGGTGAAGCACTCCAAGGACTACCAGCTGCCGCTGCACCAGTGCCAGTACTGCAGCTACCAGACGCAGTACAAGCAGGCGCTACTCAGCCACGAGAACTGCCGGCACACGCGCCTCAGGGAGTTCCGCTGTGCCCTCTGCCCCTACCGCACTTTCAGCAACACCAGCCTCTTCTTCCACAAGCGGAAGACCCATGGCTACGTGCCGGGAGACAAGGAATGGCTGGAGAACTATGCCAGGGAGGAGATGGCCATGAACTCCACCCAGAACCTGCTGACATACAGCGATGCGAGTGTTCATCTTTCGGGTACAGCTAGGTCCGAAACGGCATCCTCGAGGCAGAGCAGCTTTACGACTACTGGAAGGGATATCGACCTTGGACTCGTTGCCTCTAGGCCAGATGAAGGACCACAGGGCATTTCTGCCCCGTCGGAAGTGGTGTGCTTGGGGCAGCACCCGGTGTTCCCCACCGACACAGAGCGAGCAAGCCCGGCCGTGAGCGTGGAGCCTGGGGAAGCCGGCACTGAAAGCAGCCAGGATGCGGAGAGGGAGCTTCAGGAGGGCATGAGTGGGAGCAGCTCGCAGATGGAGGAGGTCTTCGGCACTCAGCTGGGGTTCCCTCACACTCCATCAGAGGAGGTGTCAAAGCAAGTGTCCAGCTCCCAGCTGACACCTTTGGACTGCTGGCCCCCGTGTGAGACCAGCGCCATGTACAGAGACTTTGGACTCAACGCTGCGGATGTCGACCAGGCGGATCTTGGTGACGATGATGCTGACATCGGAGAGCAGtgtggtgaggaggaaggtggagaGGGAGGCCGTGTCCTAAGGAACCCAGAGAAACTGGGACAAAGCATTGACGTCTTCATGGACGAAGGACAGGACGTAACCTATGAGCTTTCAGAGAAGACCGGAGAGCCCAGCCAGGAGCTGAACAGTGCATCTGCCAGTGCGACCTGTGCCAATGTGCCTGCAGATGGAGATCAAGTCTCCATTGAATTCCATGGCGTGGAAGCCCCCGAGTGGGATGATAGTCCTGGGCCCGAAAACCAGGGCAAGGTGCGGCTCTCCCCGTCCGAGTGTGAGATCAAGGCCCTGAGGAAACAGGATAAGCAGCAGGCCCAAGCCCTGGTCCTGGAAGGACGAGTGCAAATGTTGGTGGTGCAGACCAACGCTCAGGTCTTCAAGTGTGAGAACTGCTCGTACATCACCAGAAAGGAGCGAGCTATGGTCCTCCACACCAAGTCTGGCTGCCAGAGCAAGAAGACACCGCTGGTATGCGGGGCCTGCGGGGCCACCTTCAAGCAGCAGCGAGGTCTCAACACTCACGTGCAGAAGAAGTGCCCCGTCACCATTAAGAAGCACAAATTATATGCTCGCCAGACCGGAGTGAAACCACCCACCACCCTGACGAGTGGGGAGGGCGAGGACGTGGACGTGTCACTGAGCACAGATCCAGATAAGACTGCTCAGCCGCCGTGCCAAACTGCAGGGCTCTCCGGAGTTGAAGCACCGCCGTTCGAAGGTGGTGCACAGCGTTTCCGAGACCTGGAAGACAGGAACACCTCACTGGAACAGCCAGCAGCTGCTGAGAAAGAGCAAGTTTCCGAGAAGACACCGGCTAATGGGGAGAACTTACTCCCAACCCATGAGGAAGTGACGTTGGCCAACAAGGAAAAAAGCCAGAAGTCAGGGAAGGCGAAGTTCACATCAGCCAGGGGGAGGTATTCCTGTACCTCATGCCCCTTCGTCTGCTCCAGTGAGGCAGACATGGCCGGCCACATGTCCGAGGGCTGCCCACGCTGCCCCAAGATGCCCTGTGGGGTCTGCGGGTTGCTGTTCCGCTCGGAGAGGGCTCTGAAGAACCATCAGGCTGTCAAGCATGCTGAGGAggacagagaggagggagaggggtctCCCAGCGAGGGTGAGGGTAGCCCGGAAATGCTGGAGGGGAGCAGAGTCTCCAGGGAGGAGCCCGGCGCTGGCCAGCAGTGCAGCAGCCGGCGGCGTTTTTCCTGCCCGACCTGCACGttcagctgctgtcaggagcggGCCATGGGCACCCACCAACGCAAGGGCTGCCTGAAACCTGGCCAGCTCCAGTGCGccctctgctcctttgtctgCAAGTCGGAGGCAGCCCTCGAGCACCACACCCGCCTCCACGGCGTCCAGGGCAGCTGCAAGCGCCCGCGACTGACCTGCCGCCTCTGCCCCTTCACCTGCAAGCAGCCCCGCTGCCTGAGGCAGCACGTGGCGATCCGTCATGAAGGCGTCAAGCCCCATCGTTGCCGCTTCTGTGACTTCGGCACCACCCGGCGCTACCGGCTGGAGGCGCACGAGTCCCTCCACACCGGGGTGGGCCGGCTCTCCTGTGACTCCTGCTCCCGCACCTTCGGCACAAGCTCCAAACTGCGCGTCCACAAGCTGAGGGTGCATGAGCGGCGGCCCACCCACTTCTGCGCCCTGTGCGACTACAGTGGCTACAACCGCAACGACATCGCCCGGCATGTGTCCAGCTGTCACGCCGGGCAGCCCAGCGCCGCCTGCAGCCGCTGCCCGGCCCGCTTCAGCTCACAGGGCGCCCTGAAGCAGCACCGGCTGCGGCGGCACCGGGAGAGGGGCCGGCACGGCTGCCCCTCCTGCCTCTTCGCCTGCCGCAGCGAGGCCACCCTCCGCAGCCACGTCCAGCGCCGGCACCCGCTGCTGGAGTGCCCGGCCTGCAAGCAGCGGTTCCCCGGCCGCCAGCAGCTGGACGAACACCGCAAGGTCCACTTCGGCCATCGCTGCCCGCACTGCCCCTTCGCCAGCCGCGAGCGGCAGCAGCTCATCCAGCACCTGCTCGACAACCACGAGGAGGGCGAGGAGGGCGGAGGCGCCAAGCCCTTCCGCTGCCCCTTCTGCAGTTTCTCCTGCCGCCACCAGGTGGTGCTCGACTACCACATGAAGGGCCATGGGGGCACGCGCCTCTACAAGTGCACCGACTGTGAGTACGCCACCAAAAACCGGCAGAAGATCACCTGGCACATCCGCATTCACACCGGCGAGAAGCCCTACAAGTGCCACCTCTGCCCCTACGCCTGTGCTGACCCCTCACGCTTGAAG TACCACATGCGGATTCACCAGGAAGAGAAGAAGTACCTGTGTCCAGAATGTGGCTATAAGTGCAAGTGGATAAACCAGCTCAAATACCACATGACCAAGCATACAG GAGCCAAGCCCTACCGATGTGACCAATGCGATTATTGCACAAACCGGGCAGACGCACTGCGCACCCACAAGGAGACACGTCACAAAGAGGCGCGCAGCTTCATCTGTGAGCAGTGCGGGAAGGGCTTCAAGACCCGCTTCCTCCTCAAGACCCACCTGAAGAAGCACAGTGAGGAAAAGCCCTACGTGTGCACTGTCTGCCGCCGGGGCTTCCGCTGGCAGGCTGGCCTCCGGCACCACTACCTCACCCACACCAACGAGCACCCCTTCTTCTGTCGCCACTGCAGTTACAAGGCCAAGCAGAAGTTCCAGGTGGTCAAGCACATCCAGCGGCACCACCCGCTCAAAGCCACCGATGACCTCAGCGAGGGGGTGGGCAAGGTGCCGATCACCCATGCCCTGGCTGCCCGTGACCTGGGCAGTGGGGACCCCCAGCCTACCCTCCCTCAGAATCCGGTGGGCACTGACAGTCTGGTTGCGAGCTCGTGA